A region of Mesorhizobium sp. AR02 DNA encodes the following proteins:
- a CDS encoding GlpM family protein, whose protein sequence is MDIVWKGVVGGLVTTLIVWASRRGNVLPGILPLAPTFAVIALLAVGAKGDPGGFRDACLAGMKTIPAYLAFLGACWLFIDKVDYRLAVVGGIAVWLVAALAIFLAPRYL, encoded by the coding sequence ATGGACATTGTCTGGAAGGGTGTGGTCGGCGGACTGGTGACGACGCTGATCGTCTGGGCGTCCAGACGGGGCAATGTCCTGCCCGGGATACTGCCTTTGGCGCCGACCTTTGCCGTCATTGCCTTGCTCGCCGTGGGTGCCAAGGGTGATCCGGGCGGTTTCCGCGATGCCTGCCTTGCCGGTATGAAGACAATTCCCGCCTATCTTGCTTTCCTCGGCGCCTGCTGGCTGTTCATTGACAAGGTCGACTATCGCCTGGCTGTTGTCGGCGGCATCGCCGTCTGGCTGGTTGCCGCGCTGGCAATCTTCCTCGCGCCTCGCTATCTCTGA
- the glyA gene encoding serine hydroxymethyltransferase: protein MATAAAASNKFESFFETTLEDADPEIFGAIRNELGRQRHEIELIASENIVSRAVLEAQGSIMTNKYAEGYPGKRYYGGCQFVDVAEELAIERAKKLFGCNFANVQPNSGSQMNQAVFLALLQPGDTFMGLDLNSGGHLTHGSPVNMSGKWFKVVSYGVRKDDHLLDMDAIEKTAHETKPKLILAGGTAYSRIWDWKRFREIADAVGAYLMVDMAHIAGLVAGGVHPSPLPHAHVVTTTTHKSLRGPRGGMILCNDEDIAKKMNSAVFPGLQGGPLMHVIAAKAVAFGEALKPSFKVYAESVAANAKALASSLKETGLDIVSGGTDNHLMLVDLRPKNATGKRAEAALGRANITCNKNGIPFDPEKPFVTSGVRLGTPAGTTRGFGQAEFREIGKLIAEVLDGLKVANSDEGNAAVEAAVKAKVVALTDRFPLYPYLG, encoded by the coding sequence ATGGCAACAGCAGCGGCAGCGTCGAACAAATTCGAATCCTTCTTCGAAACCACGCTGGAAGACGCCGATCCGGAGATTTTCGGCGCCATCCGCAACGAACTCGGTCGCCAGCGCCACGAGATCGAGCTGATCGCCTCGGAGAACATCGTTTCCCGCGCGGTGCTCGAGGCGCAGGGGTCGATCATGACCAACAAATACGCCGAGGGCTATCCGGGCAAGCGCTACTATGGCGGCTGCCAGTTCGTCGACGTGGCCGAGGAATTGGCCATCGAGCGGGCGAAGAAGCTGTTTGGCTGCAATTTCGCCAACGTCCAGCCGAACTCCGGCAGTCAGATGAACCAGGCGGTGTTCCTGGCGCTGCTACAGCCCGGCGACACCTTCATGGGCCTCGACCTCAATTCCGGTGGCCATCTCACCCATGGCTCGCCAGTCAATATGAGCGGCAAGTGGTTCAAGGTCGTTTCCTATGGCGTGCGCAAGGACGACCATCTGCTCGACATGGACGCGATCGAGAAGACCGCGCATGAGACCAAGCCGAAGCTGATCCTGGCCGGCGGCACCGCCTATTCGCGCATCTGGGACTGGAAGCGCTTTCGCGAGATCGCCGATGCGGTCGGCGCCTATCTGATGGTCGACATGGCGCACATTGCCGGCCTCGTCGCCGGCGGCGTGCACCCGTCGCCGCTGCCGCACGCGCATGTGGTGACGACGACCACGCACAAGTCGCTGCGCGGTCCGCGTGGCGGCATGATCCTGTGCAATGACGAGGACATTGCCAAGAAGATGAACTCGGCGGTGTTCCCCGGCCTGCAAGGCGGCCCGCTGATGCATGTCATCGCCGCCAAGGCGGTGGCCTTTGGCGAGGCGCTGAAGCCGAGCTTCAAGGTCTATGCCGAGAGTGTGGCCGCCAACGCCAAGGCGCTGGCTTCGAGCCTCAAGGAGACGGGTCTCGACATCGTCTCCGGTGGCACCGACAACCATCTGATGCTGGTCGATTTGCGCCCCAAGAACGCCACCGGCAAGCGCGCCGAGGCAGCCCTTGGCCGCGCCAACATCACCTGCAACAAGAACGGCATCCCCTTCGACCCGGAAAAGCCTTTCGTCACCTCGGGCGTGCGCCTCGGCACGCCGGCCGGCACCACGCGCGGCTTCGGCCAGGCCGAGTTCCGCGAGATCGGCAAGCTGATCGCCGAAGTTCTGGACGGCCTGAAGGTCGCCAATTCCGACGAGGGCAATGCCGCGGTCGAAGCGGCGGTCAAGGCCAAGGTCGTGGCGCTGACCGATCGTTTTCCGCTCTATCCTTATCTCGGTTGA
- a CDS encoding Na+/H+ antiporter: MQTAIFILVVLVFVAVSGALVWLVRVPLPVLQIAIGAALAWPVRGIHVEIDPELFLLVFIPPLLFSDAFGAPKRELMALRGPILDLAIGLVFFTIVGFGYALHWLVPSIPLVVAFALAAVLSPTDAVAVSSIVDRNVVPARLMHILEGESLLNDASGLVMFRFAVAPALTGSFSFAAASLSFLYAVAVGILAGVAALFVAAKALQLLNRIGGVPAEAQVLITILLPFVAYLGAEHFGASGILAAVTAGLLTGSTGIFRFLGVSARMQTISLWTTFSFVFNGALFIVLGLQLPEIIRKVPPELSSRHWLLEPVLTVLLLTLCLIGLRFVWIWIGDIAATLAARLGKREAEPFGLRVRLAGSVAGVRGAITLAGILSLPLALQDGSPFPARDLVIFLAAGVIICSLVIASLALPVIARGLVEPGEDAGDAEERMARVGAAKAAIARLESIAQTDEEEGDVPGVRLAAANGIVAAYQRRIAASDEANEARAEVREAGRLEIDLTLAGIAAERDALRAMLQRGEINDHTARALFTEITLTEALLNGRQTQK, from the coding sequence ATGCAAACCGCCATCTTCATTCTCGTCGTGCTCGTCTTCGTCGCCGTTTCCGGCGCGCTGGTGTGGCTGGTGCGGGTGCCGCTGCCGGTCCTGCAGATCGCCATAGGCGCCGCCCTTGCCTGGCCGGTGCGTGGCATCCATGTCGAGATCGATCCGGAACTGTTCCTGCTGGTGTTCATTCCGCCGCTGCTGTTCAGCGATGCTTTTGGTGCACCCAAGCGTGAGCTGATGGCATTGCGCGGGCCGATCCTCGACCTTGCCATCGGCCTTGTCTTCTTCACCATCGTCGGCTTTGGCTATGCCTTGCACTGGCTGGTGCCGAGCATTCCGCTGGTGGTTGCCTTCGCGCTCGCGGCAGTGCTGTCGCCGACCGATGCGGTGGCCGTCTCCTCGATCGTTGACAGGAACGTCGTCCCGGCGCGCCTGATGCACATTCTGGAAGGCGAGTCGCTACTCAATGATGCGTCGGGCCTGGTCATGTTCCGCTTTGCCGTGGCGCCAGCATTGACCGGCAGCTTTTCCTTTGCCGCCGCCTCGCTGAGCTTCCTCTATGCCGTCGCGGTCGGCATCCTGGCCGGCGTTGCGGCGCTGTTCGTCGCCGCCAAGGCGCTGCAACTCTTGAACCGCATCGGCGGCGTGCCGGCCGAGGCGCAGGTGCTGATCACCATCCTGCTGCCCTTCGTTGCCTATCTCGGCGCCGAGCATTTCGGGGCCTCGGGCATCCTGGCGGCGGTGACCGCCGGCCTGCTGACAGGAAGCACCGGCATATTCCGCTTTCTCGGCGTCTCGGCGCGCATGCAGACGATTTCCTTGTGGACGACGTTTTCCTTCGTCTTCAACGGCGCGCTGTTTATCGTGCTCGGCCTGCAGCTGCCCGAAATCATCCGCAAGGTGCCGCCGGAACTGTCCAGCCGCCATTGGCTCTTGGAGCCGGTCCTGACGGTTCTGCTGCTGACCCTTTGCCTGATAGGCCTGCGCTTCGTCTGGATCTGGATTGGCGACATCGCGGCGACGCTTGCGGCGCGGCTCGGCAAGCGCGAAGCCGAACCGTTCGGCCTGCGCGTGCGGCTCGCCGGATCGGTGGCCGGCGTGCGTGGTGCCATCACGCTGGCTGGCATATTGTCGCTGCCACTGGCCCTGCAGGACGGGTCACCATTCCCTGCGCGCGACCTGGTCATCTTCCTTGCCGCCGGCGTCATCATCTGCTCCCTGGTGATCGCCAGCCTTGCCTTGCCGGTGATTGCGCGCGGCCTGGTCGAGCCCGGCGAAGATGCCGGCGATGCCGAGGAACGCATGGCGCGTGTCGGCGCGGCGAAGGCGGCAATCGCCCGCCTTGAGAGCATCGCGCAGACGGATGAAGAGGAGGGCGATGTGCCAGGCGTCAGGCTCGCCGCAGCCAACGGCATTGTCGCTGCCTACCAGCGGCGCATCGCGGCGTCCGACGAGGCGAATGAAGCACGCGCCGAGGTGCGCGAGGCGGGAAGGCTTGAGATCGATCTCACGCTCGCCGGCATCGCCGCCGAGCGTGACGCCTTGCGCGCCATGCTTCAGCGCGGCGAGATCAATGATCACACAGCGCGGGCGCTGTTCACCGAGATTACCCTGACGGAAGCCCTTTTGAACGGCAGGCAGACGCAGAAATAG
- a CDS encoding helix-turn-helix transcriptional regulator: protein MLSRIMAHAEPALASATAEGASTAYFAAMESFGASYLQTRLYRRPSATLTSASHWAAGGFITRLAPANWPGSPAFDYVCFECNPLLGAIRESRTRYRFSDFAPRDRAEFGVYWEALSEAGINDALCSTSYGADGAIASLHLGFHERDFTADESFAIQMAGLMLTERLMSLTTPPPAAAVRLTVRERDSLALVAEGKTDWEISVILGIAEATVRFHVDNARRKLGAVNRAQAVARLVNQRLI from the coding sequence ATGCTGTCGCGGATCATGGCACATGCCGAACCGGCCCTGGCGTCGGCAACGGCCGAGGGCGCAAGCACCGCTTATTTCGCGGCGATGGAAAGTTTTGGCGCTTCCTATCTGCAGACCCGTCTCTACCGGAGGCCGTCAGCGACGCTGACTTCGGCCAGCCATTGGGCGGCCGGCGGCTTCATCACGCGGCTGGCGCCGGCGAACTGGCCGGGCAGCCCTGCCTTCGACTATGTCTGTTTCGAGTGCAACCCGTTGCTCGGCGCGATCCGCGAAAGCCGCACGCGCTACCGCTTCTCCGACTTTGCCCCGCGCGACCGCGCTGAGTTCGGCGTCTATTGGGAGGCGCTCAGCGAGGCCGGGATCAATGATGCGCTGTGTTCCACCTCCTACGGAGCGGATGGCGCCATAGCCTCGCTGCACCTCGGCTTCCACGAGCGCGACTTCACGGCAGACGAGAGCTTTGCCATCCAGATGGCCGGTCTCATGCTGACGGAACGGCTGATGAGCCTGACAACGCCACCACCCGCCGCCGCCGTCCGGCTGACGGTGCGCGAGCGCGACAGCCTGGCGCTTGTCGCCGAAGGCAAGACGGATTGGGAAATCTCGGTCATCCTCGGCATTGCCGAAGCGACGGTGCGCTTCCATGTCGACAATGCCAGGCGCAAGCTCGGCGCCGTCAATCGCGCGCAAGCGGTGGCGCGGCTGGTCAATCAGCGGCTGATTTAA